A genomic segment from Oncorhynchus clarkii lewisi isolate Uvic-CL-2024 chromosome 12, UVic_Ocla_1.0, whole genome shotgun sequence encodes:
- the LOC139422996 gene encoding RING finger protein 214 — MDWGLALEEDMARETSATGNPEQQYNPWSNQSNPWSDPGCTSGSIGELEKLASGDGHHGTHSKKQGVQTDAWTADKDVNTDQDWESLMRSVDEYSTHLALQYEELMKQQQEEEADHGNLVDSLVQKKDEGIHQQQMLLDKIESLRVKLQLNCCKTTRKNFAVKKQDLSAEKIKMEEERNRLSQELKETTRKLALLIEEQNLEKLMWERELADLNTEMERLQKESEEATQTALRDEIAALEMQRDVTMSEVDDWLKEADQYINTLRFDPSQQHMQQRLEWENNVAVVHSSLAGLQNQFKEHLHLLQKGQPMESLPGVTLPHLPQVPTVDLVMSPMMYAPPLPPFQNFQMGPPNAVGMPFQPQQHHPAAFIAPARLTPPPVPSSTPPTSALPLHPATPPVSLPTTVASAQPLPFSNPPAAGKLDNLLKRLGDIFPQCNRTQLMSVLQQIKNSRGTMAGMSMDEVTQQVAQRLAQSEKPAPGPIRPLSAARGIPGLPGPIHRPPGPIQRPPGPIQRPTNPSQRPAVTQVFQTRPPQPVAPINRKLCLMCQNHVEVDSQHPMSCAHTVHKDCISVWLQSSKNNTCPFCPAK, encoded by the exons atgGACTGGGGATTGGCGCTCGAGGAGGACATGGCGCG CGAAACCTCCGCCACGGGAAACCCTGAGCAGCAATACAACCCCTGGTCCAACCAGTCCAACCCATGGTCAGATCCAGGCTGCACCTCGGGATCTATAGGGGAGCTGGAAAAGCTGGCCTCAGGGGATGGACATCATGGCACTCACTCGAAGAAGCAAGGCGTCCAG ACGGATGCCTGGACAGCAGACAAAGATGTTAACACAGATCAGGATTGGGAGTCACTGATG cggtCAGTGGATGAGTACAGCACTCACCTGGCCCTGCAATATGAGGAGCTGatgaagcagcagcaggaggaggaggctgatcaTGGCAACCTCGTAGACAGCCTGGTTCAGAAAAAAGATGAAGGGATCCACCAGCAGCAG ATGCTGCTGGACAAAATCGAGTCTCTGCGTGTGAAGCTTCAGCTGAACTGCTGCAAGACCACCCGCAAGAACTTTGCAGTCAAGAAGCAAGACCTCAGCGCGGAGAAAATCaaaatggaggaggagaggaacag ACTGTCTCAGGAGCTGAAGGAGACCACCAGGAAGCTGGCTTTGCTGATAGAGGAGCAGAACCTGGAAAA GCTTATGTGGGAGCGGGAGCTAGCAGACTTGAACACTGAGATGGAGCGGCTACAGAAAGAGTCAGAGGAGGCCACCCAGACAGCTCTACGGGATGAG ATTGCAGCTCTGGAAATGCAGAGAGATGTGACCATGTCTGAGGTGGACGACTGGCTGAAAGAGGCTGACCAATACATCAACACACTTAG ATTTGACCCCTCTCAGCAGCACATGCAACAAAGGCTGGAGTGGGAGAACAATGTGGCTGTTGTTCACAGCAGTTTGGCGGGACTGCAG aaTCAGTTCAAGGAGCACCTTCACCTGCTGCAAAAGGGCCAACCGATGGAAAGCCTCCCTGGAGTCACATTACCACACTTACCCCAAGTCCCCACG GTGGACTTGGTGATGAGTCCGATGATGTAcgctccacccctccccccttttCAAAATTTCCAGATGGGCCCTCCTAACGCCGTGGGGATGCCCTTCCAACCCCAGCAGCACCACCCAGCTGCCTTCATAGCCCCAGCCAGATTAACTCCCCcacctgtcccctcctctactccccctacctctgCTTTACCGCTCCACCCAGCCACCCCACCTGTTTCCCTGCCCACCACCGTGGCCTCCGCCCAGCCCCTGCCTTTCAGTAACCCTCCTGCTGCTGGCAAACTGGACAACCTGCTGAAGCGACTGGGGGACATATTTCCACAGTGCAACAG aactCAACTCATGTCAGTGCTGCAGCAGATTAAGAATTCCCGTGGCACCATGGCTGGCATGTCTATGGACGAGGTCACACAGCAGGTGGCACAGAGACTGGCACAGAGTGAGAAACCG GCTCCAGGGCCCATCAGGCCTCTTTCTGCTGCCAGGGGCATTCCTGGTCTTCCAGGCCCAATCCATCGTCCTCCAGGCCCAATCCAGAGGCCTCCTGGCCCCATCCAGAGACCCACAAATCCCTCCCAGAGACCTGCAGTAACTCAAGTCTTCCAGACAAGGCCCCCACAG cctgtgGCTCCCATTAATCGTAAGCTGTGCTTGATGTGCCAGAACCACGTGGAAGTAGACAGCCAGCACCCCATGAGCTGCGCCCACACTGTTCATAAGGAT TGCATCAGTGTATGGCTACAGTCCAGCAAGAACAACACCTGCCCCTTCTGCCCAGCCAAGTGA